ACTTGTGCTTCATCCCATACTTCTTCAAAATGGCGGACAGCCTCTTCTGAACATAATTTAAAGGTTGCAGCTGATCCAACACCATTATCCGGTTTAGCAATAACTGGCAGTCCTAATTCATCAATGGCTTTAGTTAACTCATTTTTAGTTTTAACGACTTTTCCATCTACCACAGGCACACCTGCTTTTTTAAACAGCTTTTTCATTTCCGATTTATATTTAACTTTTTTCAAGTCACTCGGTTTATTACCATATACATTAAATTGTTCACGCAACTGCGCATCAAGTTCTAACCAGTATTCGTTATTAGATTCAATACGCTCAATCGGACCATGTTTATAAAATAAAAATGCGACAGCCCGTTTCACTTCATCTAGATCTTCTAAATTATTCACTCTATAATATTCTGTTAAAGCGTTTTGAAGTTTGGGACCTAATTGGTCATAAGGCTCTTCGCCAATACCTAATACATTAACACCCGCGGCTTTTAAACGATAAGCAAATGACTGGAAATTCTCTGGATAATATGGAGATATCAAAATATAATTCATAAAAATGCTCCTTTCAAAATATCAAAAAGTTTATTAATTACACAATTTATTTCAATTTAAAAATTAATGTAAGCTTCTTTTTAAATCAGTTCATTCAAATCCATTTCTCACTTAAGAAACGTAAACATTCTGGTAAGTGTTTTGCCCAAGCTTTTTCATCATGTACTTCATCTGCATAAATATTTAAACAAATGCTATCAATTGGAACAGAGCCTTTTATCAATTGTTTATAATACTTAAGCGAGCAATCGATATATGCCTGCTTCATATTTCCATACATAAATTGTCGATCAGTATCATCGCCTTCTTGAGTACCTACTTGAATATATACTCGTTGTTCAGGGTCCAACTCTTGACTACCAATATAATGATCAAATGCTTTACTTGTAATCCAATTGGCTAAAGAAAAGATACCTAAACCACCAATTTGATCTTTATATTCAACACCCATAAAAGCAGAAATATTTCCTCCTAGCGAACTACCAATCACCGCTGTATGATATTTATCAGGTTTAGTTCGATATTGCTGATCGATAAACGGCTTTACAATTGTCATTACAAAATTAGCAAACTCCGCGCCTTTACCACCTAGCTCATAATCTTCAGGAAGTGGGCTTTCAGTAATTTTCCAAGGCGTATATTCATTAATTCGATCTTGTCCACCGTTATCGATTCCAACAACAATCATCCTTGGTAAATCTTGGTTTTGTTTGATTGCCGGAATCACTTTCCATGAATACCCGCTATAAGATTCACTACTATAGAAAATATTTTGACCATCATGCATATAGACAACCGGATAATTTTTATCCTTGTCTTCTTCATAATTTTTCGGCAATAAAACACGCACGCGACGTTTTTCATTTTTATAAGACATATGTAATTGATGTGTTTCTAGTTTTAAATAAAAATAGGATTGATTCATTTTAACTTCCTCGCTCCTTTAAACTTACCTTTAGAAAAATCCTACTTATGTTCTTCTAATCAATAAGTGTTCGATAAATATAAATCACACTTGGAAAGGAATTCTTCATTAACTTTATTTAATTCGCTGTTCTAATTTTTTTATTTAACTCTAAATCTATTAAAATTAGATGCGAACCTACTGCCTAAACAATTCTTTTCCGTGCAGTTACCACATCGGTCTGAAAAATCATTTGTAACTAATTCAACGAAAATAGATTAGATTCCTTCTTGAATTATCATGCCAAATAATGAAATAGAGGATATTTGATAAATGAATATCCTTCATTTCACACTTTGGAAAGCTAGTTTACTTAAGCTATCAACATTTATAAAAGATGAAAAACCAATCTTTAGCAAACAAGTATAAATTTCAATTTTACGGTTTATATAAAAAGTTCTAAAATAAGAAGAGATAAGAAATTACATTTGGGGGAAAGAAAAAATGATTAGAGAAGCTACTCAAAAGGATTTAATGGACATTTTAGAGATTTATAACGATGCCATTCTAAATACAACTGCCGTTTATACATATAAACCACAAACGCATGAAAGCAGACAAATTTGGTTTAAACAAAAGAAGGATGGAGGGTTTCCAATACTAGTCTTCGAACTTGATCAAAAAGTCGTTGGATTTGCTACATTCGGTCCTTTTCGAGCTTGGCCTGCCTATAAATATTCGATTGAGCACTCAGTTTATGTAAATAGTGAATACAGAAAAAAGGGTATTGCAACTTCATTAATGAAAGAATTAATCTCAATTGCCAAAGAAAGAGAGTATATGACTTTAATTGCTGGAATTGATTCAGATAATGAAAAAAGTATTGCCATGCACAAAAACTTTGGATTTGTTTATTCAGGCACAATTAAAAAGGCAGGTTATAAATTTAATAGATGGCTTGACTTGTCCTTTTATCAATTAGATCTTGATGGACCAAAGAATCCTACAGAAGAATAAATTAGTAATCTATTAAGGGTATGTTTTGAACAATATTTTTCAAAACATACCCTTTCTTATTCTATCGAAAAACGTTCTATTTTACTTCTAAAGCAAAAACATAAGAGGCATCGCCATTCGATAAATGCTCATCTTTTTTATCCACCCACCATACTCCATATGAATAATAATATACTCCTTTATTAATAGGTGCTGAAAATTGATTCTTCACTAATGAAATTTCACTTTCCTTACCATTATTTATTTGAGTTAAGTGGATTTCATTTGGTTTAGGTTTATAATTCATAAAAATTTTAACGTTTTCGCCAGGTTTTACTTCAATCGGCTTTTCACCTTTTAATAGATCGACCGGTCCAGCTGTATCAGCACATCCCCCTTTTCCTTTCGTAATCCAACAATATGAACCTAACTTCGTATCATATGTTTGATTCTCTACTTGAACCATTGTTTTTGGAGGCTTATTTCCTTTCAAACCATTAATTGCTGAACATCCAGTGAAAATGAGAAAGACAAAAAGTATCGGTGCACCTAACCATTTTGACATTTTGAACACTCCCTATTTTCAAATTGGACTTTAATATGACTCAAACTTTATTTTAATTAGTCAATCAATCATTTTTCAGTTTTTAAAAACGTTAAGATTGTTCCGTCCTTTTGTTTTACAATTATGAATTTTGAGTCTTTATTTGTTAAATAAATTTTATCGCCAAGCTTTAACATATTAGACGAAAAATTGGCTTTTGGAATGCTATTATTTTTAACCACTTCTTTGACTTCACCAATTTGGTCTTTCAGTATAAATTCCTTATTATGTAAAATTCCTTCAAACCGATATTGAGCCCCATTTACAATTAGTAGTCCAATACCCGAATCCGCAGAAGTAAATTCTTTTGTATTACCTAGGTCTTCCTTTAGTGCATTTTTAATAGGTAAATTAATCGTAATGGTAATTGCTAGAAACAAAAGAATCCCACCTGAAACAAACAGTTTTCGAATTCGATTATACCCCCTACTTGAATTGGCTTTATTCCATATTTGCACAAATGTGACGGAATGATGATGTTGATCTAAATTCTTCTGAAGTATGTGTTTAATGTCAGAAATAGGATTGTTTTCCACCTTTAAGTTCTCCCCCTTTCAGTTTTTCTTCTACTTTAAACAGTTCGTTGTTCGATAAACGATTTCTTAATTTTGTCAACGCGTAATTAAGTCTTGATTTACATGTACCGATCGGAATATTTAAAGAGTCAGCTACTTCATCTAATTTAAGTTCTAAATAATAATGAAGAACAATCACTTCCTTACTCTTTTGCGGTAATAAGTTTATCTCTTTCCATAGATGATCTTCCATTTCATTTTGTAAAATCGATTGTTCAACATTATTTTCAGTTAGAACATCATACTGAATGCCGAAAAGTTTCTTAATTTTTTGTTTACGTATCATATTGCGGGTGATATTTACTGTTATTCGATAAATCCAAGGTTCAATTGCTTTTGTTTGATCAAACAGATGGAAT
This genomic interval from Gottfriedia acidiceleris contains the following:
- a CDS encoding GNAT family N-acetyltransferase — protein: MIREATQKDLMDILEIYNDAILNTTAVYTYKPQTHESRQIWFKQKKDGGFPILVFELDQKVVGFATFGPFRAWPAYKYSIEHSVYVNSEYRKKGIATSLMKELISIAKEREYMTLIAGIDSDNEKSIAMHKNFGFVYSGTIKKAGYKFNRWLDLSFYQLDLDGPKNPTEE
- a CDS encoding alpha/beta hydrolase, translated to MNQSYFYLKLETHQLHMSYKNEKRRVRVLLPKNYEEDKDKNYPVVYMHDGQNIFYSSESYSGYSWKVIPAIKQNQDLPRMIVVGIDNGGQDRINEYTPWKITESPLPEDYELGGKGAEFANFVMTIVKPFIDQQYRTKPDKYHTAVIGSSLGGNISAFMGVEYKDQIGGLGIFSLANWITSKAFDHYIGSQELDPEQRVYIQVGTQEGDDTDRQFMYGNMKQAYIDCSLKYYKQLIKGSVPIDSICLNIYADEVHDEKAWAKHLPECLRFLSEKWI
- a CDS encoding RNA polymerase sigma factor, which encodes MPERIDKDCLEELFNNHSSLVYRTAYFLTKSKVMAEDITQETYIRIIKKFHLFDQTKAIEPWIYRITVNITRNMIRKQKIKKLFGIQYDVLTENNVEQSILQNEMEDHLWKEINLLPQKSKEVIVLHYYLELKLDEVADSLNIPIGTCKSRLNYALTKLRNRLSNNELFKVEEKLKGGELKGGKQSYF